Proteins co-encoded in one Ponticoccus alexandrii genomic window:
- the gyrA gene encoding DNA gyrase subunit A, which yields MSDTPEPPENEDEIRRKPVGPSISIEDEMKSSYLDYAMSVIVSRAIPDLRDGLKPVHRRILYTLWENGQTRSKPYRKCATAVGDVMGRYHPHGDSAVYDALVRMAQDFSMSLPLIDGQGNFGSMDGDPPAAYRYTESRLQKVAESLLEDIDKETVDFVPNYANERMEPTVLPARYPNVLVNGAEGIAVGMATRIPPHNLGEVIDATLALMENPDLSSEALIEYIPAPDFPTGGVILGRSGAFKAYTQGRGSVIIRAKTRIEEIRKDRYAIVIDEIPYQVNKATMIERIAEAARDKKIEGIAHVQDESDRDGVRVVVELKRDATAEVVLNQLFRFTPMQTSFGCNMLALNGGKPEQLTLRAFLTAFLDFREDVIARRTAYLLRKARERAHVLCGLAVAVSNVDEVVRTIRQSADAAEAREKLMTRRWPAEEILPYIALIDDPTHKANDDGTYNLSETQARAILDLRLQRLTQLGVKEVTDELEELAGKIKDYLDILSSRDRIMEIIRNEMIAVRDEFSVPRRTEIVDWAGDMDDEDLIESADMVVTVTAGGYIKRTALADFRAQKRGGKGLSGGGLKEDDAVTTLFVANTHTQLLFFTTDGMVYKLKTWRLPLGGRTSKGKAIVNILPIPTGVSIAAIMPVDRDESDWDDLQIVFATSKGSVRRNRLSDFTNVMRNGKIAMKFEGEDENTRLINARICSEDDDVMLVTNSGRAIRFPVPEVRVFNSRASTGVRGIRLTNGDEVVSMSVIRHFEADTDERASYLKMRRLMAGVTEEDAGDEEGNADAPLPQERYAEMSAVENLILTITAKGLGKLSSSHDYPVRGRGGQGVTAWEKSMRGGDIVASFPVEQGDQIMLATSKGQSIRVPVDGISFRSRSAGGVKVFNTGAGETVVSVAWIADQGDEDGGEVEGESAE from the coding sequence GTGAGCGATACGCCAGAACCCCCTGAGAACGAAGACGAAATTCGCCGCAAGCCGGTGGGGCCCTCGATCTCCATCGAAGACGAGATGAAGTCGAGCTACCTCGACTACGCGATGAGCGTCATCGTCAGCCGTGCGATTCCCGACCTGCGCGACGGCCTGAAACCTGTGCATCGTCGCATCCTTTATACGCTGTGGGAGAACGGCCAGACCCGGTCGAAACCCTACCGCAAATGCGCCACCGCCGTCGGTGACGTCATGGGCCGCTACCACCCGCACGGCGATTCCGCCGTCTATGACGCGCTGGTCCGGATGGCTCAGGATTTCTCGATGTCGCTGCCGCTGATCGACGGTCAGGGCAACTTCGGCTCGATGGACGGCGATCCGCCCGCTGCCTACCGCTACACCGAAAGCCGCCTTCAGAAGGTGGCCGAGAGCCTGCTGGAAGACATCGACAAGGAGACCGTGGATTTCGTTCCGAACTACGCGAACGAACGCATGGAACCCACTGTTCTGCCTGCCAGATATCCCAACGTTCTGGTCAACGGCGCCGAGGGCATCGCGGTCGGTATGGCGACCCGCATCCCGCCGCATAACCTCGGCGAGGTGATCGACGCGACTCTGGCGCTGATGGAGAACCCGGACCTCTCCTCAGAGGCGCTGATCGAATACATCCCGGCGCCGGACTTCCCCACCGGGGGCGTGATCCTTGGCCGCTCTGGCGCCTTCAAGGCCTACACGCAGGGCCGTGGCAGCGTGATCATCCGCGCTAAGACCCGCATTGAAGAGATCCGCAAGGACCGCTACGCCATCGTCATCGACGAGATCCCCTACCAGGTGAACAAGGCGACGATGATCGAGCGCATCGCCGAGGCAGCGCGCGACAAAAAGATCGAGGGCATCGCCCACGTTCAGGACGAATCCGACCGTGACGGCGTGCGCGTCGTCGTGGAACTGAAGCGCGACGCCACTGCCGAGGTCGTGCTGAACCAGCTGTTCCGCTTCACGCCGATGCAGACCTCTTTCGGCTGCAACATGCTGGCGCTGAACGGCGGCAAGCCGGAACAACTGACCCTGCGCGCCTTCCTGACCGCCTTCCTCGACTTCCGCGAAGACGTGATCGCCCGGCGCACGGCTTATCTGCTGCGCAAGGCGCGCGAGCGGGCGCATGTGCTCTGCGGCCTCGCCGTGGCGGTCAGCAACGTCGACGAGGTGGTCCGTACCATCCGCCAGTCGGCCGATGCCGCAGAGGCGCGCGAAAAGCTGATGACCCGGCGCTGGCCCGCCGAGGAAATCCTGCCCTACATCGCGCTGATCGACGATCCGACCCACAAGGCCAACGACGACGGCACCTACAACCTGTCGGAAACGCAGGCCCGCGCCATCCTCGACCTGCGGCTTCAGCGCCTCACGCAGCTGGGCGTCAAGGAGGTCACGGACGAGCTCGAAGAACTGGCTGGCAAGATCAAGGACTACCTCGACATCCTGTCCTCGCGCGACCGGATCATGGAGATCATCCGCAACGAGATGATCGCCGTGCGCGACGAATTCTCCGTCCCCCGCCGGACCGAGATCGTCGACTGGGCCGGCGACATGGACGACGAGGACCTTATCGAAAGCGCGGACATGGTCGTCACCGTCACCGCGGGCGGCTATATCAAGCGCACCGCGCTGGCTGACTTCCGCGCGCAGAAGCGCGGCGGCAAGGGCCTGTCCGGTGGTGGTCTGAAAGAGGACGACGCGGTCACCACGTTGTTCGTCGCCAACACCCACACGCAGCTTCTGTTCTTCACGACCGACGGCATGGTCTACAAGCTGAAGACATGGCGTCTGCCGCTGGGCGGGCGCACCTCCAAGGGCAAGGCCATCGTCAATATCCTGCCGATCCCGACGGGCGTCTCGATCGCGGCCATCATGCCGGTGGACCGGGACGAAAGCGACTGGGACGACCTTCAGATCGTCTTTGCAACGTCGAAGGGCTCTGTCCGCCGCAACCGGCTGTCGGATTTCACCAACGTCATGCGCAACGGCAAGATCGCGATGAAGTTCGAGGGCGAGGACGAGAACACACGGCTCATCAACGCCCGCATCTGCTCGGAAGACGACGACGTGATGCTGGTGACGAACTCGGGCCGCGCGATCCGCTTCCCGGTGCCCGAGGTGCGCGTCTTCAACTCGCGCGCCTCGACCGGTGTGCGCGGCATCCGCCTGACCAATGGCGACGAGGTCGTGTCCATGTCGGTGATCCGCCACTTCGAGGCGGACACGGACGAGCGCGCCAGCTACCTCAAGATGCGCCGACTGATGGCGGGCGTGACAGAGGAAGACGCGGGCGACGAGGAGGGCAATGCCGACGCGCCGCTGCCGCAGGAACGCTATGCCGAGATGTCGGCGGTCGAGAACCTGATCCTGACCATCACCGCCAAGGGCCTTGGCAAGCTGTCGTCGTCCCACGACTACCCGGTGCGCGGACGTGGGGGCCAAGGCGTCACCGCGTGGGAGAAATCCATGCGCGGCGGCGATATCGTCGCCTCCTTCCCGGTGGAACAGGGCGACCAGATCATGCTGGCGACCTCGAAGGGACAGTCGATCCGGGTGCCGGTGGACGGCATCTCCTTCCGTTCGCGCAGCGCGGGCGGCGTGAAGGTGTTCAACACCGGCGCCGGGGAAACCGTGGTCTCTGTCGCTTGGATCGCCGATCAGGGCGATGAGGACGGCGGAGAAGTCGAGGGCGAAAGCGCAGAGTGA
- a CDS encoding usg protein, translating to MQMTETEMMLKGYGLTTAEFFYRMPDYTHVLNTFVWQDYDIAPDHPRLFEFIDYWKEEIEGPLHSVRFTHRKMISPGEWRNVVGEFTYH from the coding sequence ATGCAGATGACAGAAACCGAAATGATGTTGAAAGGCTACGGGCTGACGACGGCGGAATTCTTCTACCGGATGCCGGATTATACCCATGTTCTCAATACCTTCGTCTGGCAGGACTATGACATCGCCCCGGACCATCCGCGGTTGTTCGAGTTTATCGACTACTGGAAGGAGGAAATAGAGGGACCGTTGCACTCGGTCCGCTTCACCCACCGCAAGATGATCTCTCCGGGCGAGTGGCGCAACGTGGTGGGGGAGTTCACTTACCACTGA